Proteins encoded within one genomic window of Methanoregula sp. UBA64:
- a CDS encoding nuclear transport factor 2 family protein — MADKFSPAIIAAQKYLTVVQGASLEVWMDIWAENAVVEFPYSPDSYPRRLEGRDAIYAYYKNIASAFELRTEHPPVVACPSSDPRVAIFEISMGFFIRSTGNEYLQDYICVVKVRGDGRIVLWREYSDPLRALKAIHPDRVNPP; from the coding sequence ATGGCTGACAAGTTTTCGCCAGCAATCATTGCTGCACAAAAGTACCTGACGGTGGTACAAGGCGCCTCCCTGGAGGTCTGGATGGATATCTGGGCCGAAAATGCTGTGGTGGAATTCCCCTACTCCCCGGACTCATATCCCCGGCGGCTGGAAGGCAGGGATGCCATTTATGCCTATTACAAAAATATCGCATCAGCCTTTGAACTGCGCACGGAGCACCCCCCTGTGGTGGCCTGCCCGTCATCAGATCCCCGGGTTGCGATCTTTGAAATATCCATGGGTTTTTTCATCCGGTCGACCGGGAATGAGTATCTCCAGGATTATATCTGCGTGGTAAAAGTCCGCGGAGACGGGCGGATCGTTCTCTGGCGCGAATATTCCGATCCGCTCCGTGCGCTTAAGGCCATCCATCCGGACAGGGTGAACCCCCCATGA
- a CDS encoding winged helix-turn-helix transcriptional regulator translates to MRDGPVDPLICPMSYTVSIVGGKWQWVILWLIKNEKMQRYGQIKKRLPTISDKILSQQLRALEREDLLHREEFPEIPPRVEYTLTEKGESLVPILEMMATWGAEHVPKKPS, encoded by the coding sequence ATGAGGGATGGGCCTGTCGATCCGCTGATCTGCCCGATGTCCTATACCGTTTCGATTGTCGGGGGGAAGTGGCAGTGGGTGATCCTCTGGCTGATCAAAAACGAGAAGATGCAGAGGTACGGGCAGATCAAAAAGAGGCTGCCAACAATTTCGGATAAGATCTTAAGCCAGCAGTTACGCGCCCTTGAACGCGAGGATCTGCTCCACCGCGAAGAATTCCCGGAAATACCGCCGAGGGTTGAGTATACCCTGACGGAGAAGGGGGAAAGCCTGGTTCCCATCCTGGAGATGATGGCAACGTGGGGAGCGGAGCATGTACCCAAAAAACCCTCCTGA
- a CDS encoding sensor histidine kinase has translation MSSPGTSGRRPDPDLLLARVQGEEDQKKKGKLKIFLGYIAGVGKTYEMLTAAHQKLHEGIDVRIGYVEHHKRSETEALMAGIPVVPPKEIEYHGVVLTELDLDSILAARPQLVLVDELAHTNAPGSRHPKRYQDVEELLAAGIDVYSTLNVQHIESLNDVVAQITGVVVKETIPDRVIDEAAEIEVIDLAPPELLQRLREGKVYVPDMAARAIGLFFNEGNLYALRELALRRAAERVDTQMLAYMQTRSIPGPWPVGEKLLVCIGPGPLAERLIRTARRQADRINAPWCALYVETATHHRLSQGAKEQVGRSLVLAEKLGATTATVFGLNVATAVIEYARQHNVTRIIIGKTLRPRWQEFLFGSVVDQLIHNSGPIDIYVISSREHDTGDPAKNPDELEPLLPATPPRDYVESLLIVAGVSVLGWFVHAYISLANLMMLYLLAVVVIAFRRGLRPAIVTSVLGVLAFDFFFVPPFFTFRVTDTEYLITFAGMIIVGTLISLLVAKARRHADAAQIREKETGTLYALSQDLAVATDTGAIVSAVSQNIREIFGWESALFLPEKNGLVIRGKSPDLAIDADDIAVATWAFQNGTVAGYETDTLHGSKMRYIPVQSPRGVLGVLAVKPAAEAGGISYEQTRLLSAFANQAALALERVNR, from the coding sequence ATGTCATCGCCAGGTACTTCAGGACGGCGGCCCGACCCTGATCTGCTGCTTGCCCGCGTGCAGGGCGAGGAGGATCAGAAGAAGAAAGGAAAACTAAAAATTTTCCTTGGCTACATTGCCGGCGTAGGAAAGACCTATGAGATGCTCACGGCAGCACACCAGAAACTCCACGAGGGGATCGATGTCAGGATCGGGTACGTGGAGCATCACAAACGCTCCGAGACCGAGGCGCTCATGGCGGGGATCCCGGTAGTCCCCCCAAAAGAGATCGAATACCACGGGGTCGTGCTCACGGAACTGGACCTCGATTCCATCCTTGCCGCCCGGCCGCAGCTCGTTCTCGTGGACGAACTGGCCCATACCAATGCCCCGGGCTCCCGGCACCCGAAACGCTACCAGGACGTAGAAGAGCTGCTCGCAGCGGGGATCGATGTGTACTCGACCTTAAACGTCCAGCACATTGAGAGCCTCAACGATGTCGTGGCGCAGATCACAGGCGTTGTGGTAAAAGAGACGATCCCCGACCGGGTGATCGACGAGGCTGCCGAGATCGAGGTGATCGATCTCGCACCTCCCGAGCTGCTCCAGCGTCTCCGCGAGGGAAAAGTGTACGTGCCGGACATGGCCGCCCGGGCAATCGGGCTGTTCTTCAACGAAGGAAACCTGTACGCTCTCCGCGAACTGGCGCTGCGCCGGGCCGCCGAACGGGTCGATACCCAGATGCTTGCCTACATGCAGACCCGCTCGATCCCGGGCCCGTGGCCGGTGGGGGAGAAGCTCCTTGTCTGCATTGGCCCGGGGCCGCTTGCCGAACGGCTGATCCGTACCGCCCGCCGGCAGGCCGACCGGATCAATGCACCGTGGTGTGCGCTCTATGTCGAGACGGCGACCCACCACCGGCTCTCGCAGGGAGCAAAAGAGCAGGTGGGCCGATCGCTTGTGCTCGCAGAAAAACTCGGGGCCACAACAGCAACCGTCTTCGGGCTCAATGTCGCAACCGCGGTGATCGAGTACGCCCGGCAGCACAACGTGACACGGATCATTATCGGAAAGACCCTGCGCCCCCGCTGGCAGGAGTTCCTCTTTGGCTCGGTCGTGGACCAGCTCATCCATAACAGCGGGCCAATCGATATCTACGTGATCAGCAGCAGGGAGCACGATACCGGGGACCCGGCAAAAAACCCGGACGAACTCGAACCGCTCCTCCCGGCAACCCCGCCCCGGGACTATGTCGAGAGCCTGCTGATTGTTGCCGGCGTTTCTGTCCTTGGCTGGTTCGTCCACGCGTACATCTCCCTGGCAAACCTGATGATGCTCTACCTCCTCGCGGTCGTGGTGATCGCCTTCCGGCGGGGCCTCAGGCCTGCGATCGTTACCTCGGTCCTTGGCGTGCTCGCCTTTGACTTCTTCTTTGTCCCGCCGTTCTTTACCTTCCGGGTCACGGACACCGAGTACCTCATCACCTTTGCCGGGATGATCATTGTCGGCACCCTCATTAGCCTGCTCGTGGCAAAGGCCCGGCGTCATGCCGATGCCGCGCAGATCCGGGAAAAAGAGACCGGTACGCTCTATGCCCTCTCGCAGGACCTCGCGGTGGCAACCGATACCGGTGCGATCGTTAGTGCGGTCTCGCAGAATATCCGGGAGATCTTCGGCTGGGAGAGCGCGCTTTTCCTGCCCGAAAAGAACGGTCTTGTAATCCGGGGGAAAAGCCCGGACCTTGCTATCGATGCCGACGACATTGCGGTGGCGACCTGGGCCTTCCAGAACGGTACCGTTGCCGGCTACGAGACCGATACGCTGCATGGTTCGAAGATGCGGTATATCCCGGTCCAGAGTCCCCGGGGCGTGCTCGGGGTCCTTGCCGTAAAGCCGGCCGCTGAGGCGGGCGGGATCAGCTACGAGCAGACCCGGCTCCTTTCAGCGTTTGCAAACCAGGCGGCCCTGGCGCTCGAACGGGTGAACCGGTGA
- a CDS encoding winged helix-turn-helix transcriptional regulator — protein sequence MKRSKKNGAYHCEIEAAFAVIGGKWKAGIIWHIGKERPRFNQLRIPLGTISPRMLAKQLRELESDGLVTRTMYPEIPPRVEYELTDAGKALIPILEEVTRWVREYCPKTARQIEKSRE from the coding sequence ATGAAGAGATCGAAAAAGAACGGTGCGTATCACTGCGAGATTGAGGCGGCCTTTGCGGTCATCGGGGGGAAATGGAAGGCCGGGATCATCTGGCATATCGGGAAGGAGCGGCCGCGATTCAACCAGCTGCGCATTCCCCTGGGGACGATAAGTCCCCGGATGCTTGCAAAACAGCTCCGCGAACTCGAAAGCGACGGCCTTGTGACCCGGACCATGTACCCCGAGATCCCGCCCCGCGTGGAGTACGAGCTGACCGATGCGGGAAAAGCGCTCATCCCCATACTTGAAGAGGTCACCAGGTGGGTAAGGGAATACTGCCCAAAGACGGCCCGGCAGATCGAAAAGTCCCGGGAATGA
- the kdpB gene encoding potassium-transporting ATPase subunit KdpB, whose translation MSDPVARASVQVPGLYRRAVIDAFLKLDPRTLANNPVMLCVEIGSALTTLLCISALLGHGEEPAGFIGAISAWLWFTVLFANFAEALAEGRGKAQAESLKKMRQDTAAKRLRPGYRIEKGHEPAESDCETVSSAVLRKDELFFVKAGDTIPVDGEILEGIASVNESAITGESAPVIRESGGDRSAVTGGTTILSDWLIVRVSANPGEGFLDHMIGLIEGAKRQKTPNEIALNILLLGLTTVFIAVAAALYAFSAYSVHAAGAGTTVTITVLVALFVCLAPTTIGGLLSAIGIAGMDRLIQRNVITTSGRAIEAAGDVDVLLLDKTGTITLGNRQAVEFIPVDGTTVDDLAKAAQLSSLADETPEGRSIVILAKEKYGLRGRTVGGTGADDGMQFIAFSSQTRMSGVDQGELHVRKGAADAVFRYIETNGNAVSDELKGAVDTISRAGGTPLVVARNGKALGVIHLKDIVKGGIKERFAQLRKMGIRTVMITGDNRLTAATIAAEAGVDDFLAEATPESKLKLIREYQAGGRMVAMTGDGTNDAPALAQADVAVAMNTGTQPAREAANMIDLDSNPTKLIEIVEIGKQLLMTRGALTTFSIANDIAKYFAIIPVAFASTYPALGGLNILGLHDGILSAVIFNALIIVALIPLALRGVKYQAMSAEEALRNNILIYGVGGLIAPFIGIKIIDMLLLFLGV comes from the coding sequence ATGTCTGACCCGGTTGCCCGGGCGTCCGTGCAGGTCCCGGGCCTGTACCGCAGGGCAGTAATTGACGCATTCCTGAAACTCGATCCGCGTACGCTTGCCAATAACCCGGTGATGCTCTGCGTGGAGATCGGCAGTGCGCTCACCACGCTCCTCTGCATTTCTGCCCTTCTCGGGCATGGCGAAGAACCGGCCGGATTCATCGGCGCCATCTCCGCGTGGCTCTGGTTTACCGTTCTCTTTGCAAACTTTGCCGAGGCGCTTGCCGAGGGCCGGGGAAAGGCGCAGGCAGAGTCCTTAAAGAAAATGCGGCAGGACACGGCGGCAAAACGCCTCCGGCCCGGCTACCGGATCGAAAAAGGCCATGAGCCTGCGGAAAGCGACTGCGAGACCGTTTCCTCCGCCGTGCTCCGCAAAGACGAACTCTTCTTTGTAAAAGCAGGCGACACGATCCCGGTTGACGGCGAGATTCTCGAAGGGATCGCGTCTGTAAACGAAAGCGCAATCACCGGCGAGAGTGCCCCGGTCATCCGCGAGAGCGGGGGCGACCGGAGCGCTGTTACCGGCGGGACAACGATCCTCTCCGACTGGCTTATTGTCCGGGTGAGCGCAAACCCCGGCGAAGGGTTCCTCGACCACATGATCGGCCTCATCGAGGGGGCAAAGCGCCAGAAAACGCCAAACGAGATCGCGCTCAACATCCTGCTCCTTGGCCTCACCACGGTCTTTATCGCGGTCGCGGCCGCGCTCTACGCGTTCTCGGCCTACAGCGTTCATGCCGCCGGCGCCGGGACAACCGTGACCATCACGGTCCTTGTCGCGCTCTTTGTCTGCCTTGCCCCGACCACGATCGGCGGGCTCCTCTCCGCGATCGGGATCGCGGGCATGGACCGGTTGATCCAGAGAAACGTGATCACGACCTCCGGCCGGGCCATCGAAGCCGCCGGTGACGTGGACGTTCTGCTGCTCGACAAGACCGGCACGATCACGCTCGGGAACCGCCAGGCTGTCGAATTCATCCCGGTGGACGGGACAACCGTGGACGACCTTGCCAAGGCTGCCCAGCTCTCATCGCTTGCGGACGAGACCCCCGAGGGCAGGAGCATTGTCATCCTTGCAAAGGAGAAGTACGGCCTCCGGGGCCGGACGGTCGGCGGGACCGGGGCAGACGACGGGATGCAGTTCATTGCGTTCTCAAGCCAGACCCGGATGAGCGGCGTGGACCAGGGCGAGCTCCACGTCAGGAAAGGCGCCGCAGACGCGGTCTTCCGGTATATTGAGACAAACGGGAACGCTGTTTCAGACGAACTCAAAGGTGCTGTTGACACCATCTCCCGGGCCGGCGGGACACCGCTTGTTGTGGCAAGGAACGGGAAAGCGCTCGGGGTAATCCACCTAAAAGACATTGTAAAAGGCGGGATCAAGGAGCGTTTCGCACAGCTGCGCAAAATGGGCATCAGGACGGTCATGATCACCGGGGACAACCGGCTCACCGCTGCAACGATTGCGGCAGAAGCCGGGGTCGACGACTTCCTTGCCGAGGCAACGCCCGAGAGCAAGCTCAAGCTCATCCGCGAGTACCAGGCAGGCGGCCGGATGGTGGCAATGACCGGCGACGGGACCAACGATGCCCCGGCGCTTGCACAGGCCGATGTTGCGGTTGCCATGAACACCGGCACCCAGCCGGCCCGGGAAGCGGCAAACATGATCGACCTCGACTCGAACCCGACAAAGCTCATCGAGATCGTGGAGATCGGAAAACAGCTCCTCATGACCCGGGGGGCTCTTACCACATTTTCCATTGCAAACGACATTGCGAAATATTTCGCCATTATCCCGGTCGCCTTTGCCTCCACCTACCCGGCGCTCGGGGGCCTGAACATCCTCGGGCTCCATGACGGGATCCTCTCTGCCGTGATCTTTAACGCGCTTATTATAGTGGCGCTCATCCCGCTCGCGCTCCGCGGCGTGAAGTACCAGGCAATGTCTGCGGAGGAAGCGCTGAGGAACAATATCCTGATCTACGGTGTCGGCGGGCTTATTGCCCCCTTTATCGGAATAAAGATCATCGATATGCTTCTTTTATTCCTTGGAGTGTGA
- a CDS encoding PQQ-binding-like beta-propeller repeat protein, whose translation MADRNISLSGRRFSNFYSGHLFILFLIASLLFVFVAPASAGDSQFRANPEHTGVYGNAGTEPGNSELWHFATGEGVYSSPSVADGVVYVGSNDKNLYAIDAVTGNKKWKFTTGDHILSSPTFADGTVYVGSEDKNLYAIDAATGKEKWRFAMGGWVYSAPAVVNGIVYAGNADESRYDLKGTNGSLHAIDAITGKERWRFVMGDYVDRSPAVAKGIVYLGCGDENLYAIDAATGKEKWRTTKGDWVYSSPAVANGVVYVGNEDKRLYAIDAMTGEEKWRFATGDRVISSPSVVNGIVYVGSWDKNLYAIDAMTGKEKWRFATGDKVDSSPAVSNGIVFVGSEDKNLYAIDAVTGKEMWRFATGDKVDSSPAVANGIVYVGSNDKNLYAIGANSSPLATVPTTIRATDTGSPTSRATVAIASTAITTAPVHQATQHAPLQYAPLGAVVLAFGIMAWKRQ comes from the coding sequence ATGGCAGACCGAAATATATCCTTATCCGGACGACGGTTCAGTAATTTTTATTCAGGGCATCTTTTTATTCTGTTCCTGATAGCTTCCCTTCTCTTTGTTTTTGTTGCTCCCGCTTCAGCCGGAGATTCACAGTTCCGGGCAAATCCGGAGCATACCGGAGTTTATGGCAACGCAGGTACTGAACCGGGAAATTCGGAACTTTGGCATTTTGCTACCGGTGAAGGAGTCTATTCATCCCCCTCCGTGGCAGACGGTGTTGTCTATGTCGGGAGTAACGATAAGAACCTGTACGCGATTGACGCGGTGACAGGAAACAAAAAGTGGAAATTCACTACGGGAGATCACATATTATCGTCCCCGACTTTCGCGGACGGCACAGTGTATGTCGGGAGCGAAGACAAGAACCTGTATGCGATCGATGCAGCGACCGGAAAGGAAAAATGGAGATTTGCCATGGGGGGCTGGGTGTACTCAGCCCCGGCAGTGGTGAATGGGATTGTATATGCGGGTAACGCCGATGAAAGCCGGTACGATCTCAAGGGTACAAACGGAAGCCTGCACGCAATCGATGCCATAACGGGAAAAGAGCGGTGGCGGTTCGTTATGGGAGATTATGTGGATCGATCGCCGGCGGTTGCGAAAGGGATTGTCTATCTGGGGTGTGGCGATGAAAACCTGTATGCCATCGATGCTGCGACGGGAAAAGAGAAATGGCGGACCACGAAGGGAGACTGGGTGTATTCATCCCCGGCGGTGGCAAACGGTGTTGTCTATGTCGGGAATGAAGATAAACGCCTGTACGCAATCGATGCCATGACGGGAGAAGAGAAATGGCGGTTCGCTACAGGGGATCGGGTTATTTCGTCCCCGTCAGTCGTAAACGGCATTGTCTATGTCGGGAGCTGGGATAAAAACCTGTATGCGATCGATGCCATGACAGGAAAAGAGAAGTGGAGGTTCGCTACGGGTGATAAGGTGGATTCATCACCTGCGGTATCAAACGGCATTGTCTTTGTCGGAAGCGAGGATAAGAACCTGTATGCTATCGATGCGGTGACGGGGAAAGAGATGTGGAGGTTCGCTACGGGGGATAAGGTGGATTCGTCCCCGGCGGTGGCAAACGGGATTGTCTATGTCGGGAGTAATGATAAGAACCTGTATGCCATCGGTGCGAACTCATCTCCTCTGGCAACCGTTCCAACAACGATCCGGGCCACGGATACAGGAAGTCCGACGTCTCGGGCAACGGTCGCAATCGCCAGTACAGCCATTACAACTGCTCCGGTTCACCAGGCAACACAACATGCCCCGCTCCAGTACGCCCCGCTCGGCGCCGTGGTCCTGGCCTTCGGGATCATGGCATGGAAGCGGCAGTAA
- a CDS encoding flavodoxin family protein, protein MKVIAFNGSPHKDGNTYRLIRHVLDAVETAGIETEIIQVGGKQIHPCLACGKCLEKKDRRCIQTKDLVNECIEKMQKADAVVIGTPTYFAGVTPEIKAFMDRAFLVGKANDDMFRQKLGAAVAAERRSGAVSAVDAIMHYFTISGMFSAGSRYWNNAKGFMPGEVESDEEGIDTMRQLGENIAWFVKKVKD, encoded by the coding sequence ATGAAAGTCATTGCATTCAACGGAAGTCCCCATAAGGACGGCAACACGTACCGCCTGATCCGGCACGTTCTCGATGCGGTTGAAACTGCCGGGATAGAGACCGAAATCATCCAGGTTGGCGGAAAACAGATTCATCCATGTCTTGCATGCGGGAAATGCCTGGAGAAGAAAGACCGGCGCTGCATCCAGACAAAGGACTTGGTAAACGAGTGCATCGAAAAGATGCAAAAAGCCGATGCGGTAGTTATTGGGACACCAACGTACTTTGCCGGGGTAACACCGGAGATCAAAGCCTTTATGGACCGGGCGTTTCTGGTCGGGAAGGCAAACGACGATATGTTCCGGCAGAAACTTGGCGCCGCGGTTGCAGCCGAGCGCCGGTCCGGGGCGGTCTCGGCCGTGGACGCTATCATGCATTACTTTACGATCAGCGGGATGTTCTCTGCCGGGTCACGGTACTGGAACAATGCAAAAGGGTTCATGCCCGGGGAGGTTGAATCGGACGAGGAAGGCATCGACACAATGAGACAGCTGGGCGAGAACATTGCCTGGTTTGTTAAAAAGGTCAAAGACTGA
- a CDS encoding PQQ-binding-like beta-propeller repeat protein, whose protein sequence is MTDLIFLPYRRRFRNPCSRPAIILFLITFLFLISAPLASAEDAMFRANPEHTGVYGNEGTEPGNSEIWHFATGGIVYSSPTMANGIVYAGSDDTNLYAVDAMTGMMKWKFATGDHVYTSPIVARGVVYIGSEDKNLYAVDATTGTEKWRFVMGGWVYSSPAVADGVVYIGNSDKNLYAIDAATGTEKWRFATGDYIDSSPAVADGVVYVGSSDKNLYAIDAITGKEDWKYSMGARSGSSPAVADGVVYIGSEDKNLYAVDAATGTKKWKFPTGDRVASSPAVADGVVYVGSRDRNLYAIDAATGKEKWKFPTGDGVASSPAVADGVVYVGSRDKNLYAINAATGTEKWRFVTGEWVDSSPAISNGVVYVGSNDKNLYAIGRTTGTLTTAPVTTRVTNTGTPTYRATTTLTAIITTRAPAPQTTRQAPLQYALPMAIFVAVGIAILKRH, encoded by the coding sequence ATGACCGATCTGATCTTCCTTCCTTATAGGAGACGCTTCCGTAATCCCTGTTCAAGGCCTGCTATTATTTTGTTCCTGATTACTTTTCTTTTCCTGATTTCTGCCCCTCTCGCTTCCGCTGAAGATGCGATGTTCCGGGCCAACCCGGAGCATACCGGCGTTTATGGGAACGAAGGAACTGAACCGGGAAATTCTGAAATCTGGCATTTCGCTACAGGCGGGATTGTCTATTCATCCCCAACAATGGCAAACGGCATTGTCTATGCCGGAAGTGACGATACGAACCTGTACGCCGTCGATGCGATGACAGGGATGATGAAATGGAAATTTGCGACAGGAGATCATGTATACACGTCGCCGATCGTTGCCAGGGGGGTTGTCTACATCGGGAGCGAGGACAAGAACCTGTATGCGGTCGACGCGACTACGGGAACAGAGAAATGGAGATTTGTGATGGGGGGGTGGGTCTATTCGTCCCCGGCTGTGGCCGACGGGGTTGTCTACATCGGGAATTCGGATAAAAACCTGTACGCCATCGATGCAGCGACAGGAACAGAGAAATGGAGGTTTGCTACGGGAGATTATATAGATTCATCTCCGGCTGTGGCTGATGGAGTTGTCTATGTCGGGAGTTCAGATAAAAATCTCTATGCCATCGATGCAATCACGGGAAAAGAGGATTGGAAGTATTCGATGGGGGCACGGTCCGGGTCTTCCCCGGCTGTGGCTGACGGCGTTGTCTACATCGGGAGCGAGGACAAGAACCTGTATGCAGTCGATGCGGCAACGGGGACGAAGAAATGGAAATTCCCGACGGGAGACAGAGTGGCTTCATCTCCGGCTGTGGCTGATGGCGTCGTCTATGTCGGGAGCAGGGACAGGAACCTGTACGCCATCGATGCGGCGACAGGAAAGGAGAAATGGAAATTCCCGACAGGAGACGGTGTGGCTTCATCTCCGGCTGTGGCTGACGGCGTCGTCTATGTCGGAAGCAGGGACAAGAACCTGTACGCCATCAATGCGGCGACAGGAACAGAGAAATGGAGATTTGTTACCGGAGAGTGGGTGGACTCGTCGCCGGCCATCTCAAACGGTGTTGTCTATGTCGGGAGTAATGATAAGAATCTGTATGCGATCGGGAGAACAACAGGCACACTGACAACCGCTCCTGTCACTACCCGTGTCACGAATACCGGAACTCCGACATACCGGGCAACTACTACACTTACTGCGATAATCACAACAAGGGCTCCGGCCCCACAGACAACCCGGCAGGCTCCGCTCCAGTATGCTCTGCCCATGGCGATCTTTGTGGCAGTGGGAATTGCAATCTTGAAGAGGCATTAA
- a CDS encoding flavodoxin family protein: MKVVGILGSPRPDGNTATLLCHVLEGAAAQGATTTTIAAYRLAVRACTNCDACKRTGKCAINDDMQEIYQRISESDVVIFASPNYMGGISGHLKPVIDRLYRYFTVTGTGELATTIFPSKKAALLITQNSPGDNRYYVEAFTPLRGILHLVFQGSFDPVHESLLVPLLLAPAMQGKNSVTENPKLLQEAYAFGAGLVREK, encoded by the coding sequence ATGAAGGTAGTGGGGATCCTGGGCAGCCCGCGCCCGGATGGCAACACGGCAACACTCCTCTGCCATGTGCTGGAAGGAGCAGCCGCACAGGGCGCCACGACAACAACGATAGCTGCATACCGGCTCGCGGTCCGCGCCTGCACAAACTGCGATGCCTGCAAACGCACCGGGAAATGCGCAATAAACGATGACATGCAGGAGATCTACCAGCGGATCAGCGAATCCGATGTGGTAATCTTTGCGTCACCAAATTACATGGGCGGGATCTCCGGGCATCTCAAACCGGTCATCGACCGGCTGTACCGTTATTTCACGGTGACCGGGACAGGGGAACTGGCAACAACAATTTTCCCCTCAAAAAAAGCTGCACTGCTCATTACCCAGAATTCCCCCGGTGATAACAGGTACTACGTCGAAGCATTTACCCCGCTCCGTGGCATTCTCCATCTCGTCTTCCAGGGAAGTTTTGACCCGGTACATGAATCGCTCCTGGTGCCACTTCTCCTTGCTCCCGCCATGCAGGGAAAAAACAGTGTGACGGAGAACCCGAAGTTATTGCAGGAAGCGTACGCGTTCGGTGCCGGGCTGGTGCGGGAAAAATGA